One stretch of Molothrus aeneus isolate 106 chromosome 2, BPBGC_Maene_1.0, whole genome shotgun sequence DNA includes these proteins:
- the SPART gene encoding spartin isoform X2, translating into MEQLPDPVVQEDANIKAINEEYRKAFIYINKGLNTDELGQKEEARSYYEQGLNHLLRGVSIPSEGPECAGSQWESARQMQQKMRETLQNVRARLGSLEQNTPPVQASPAMMDTPPGVPKLYPSIPSKEKPERPPPPNSLFVRSQLPAADGSVAAVSQGQIPAMSPSSAKPLCLPNEAPPAYTPQATNGHFTVSYGTDSGEFSSVSEDYYNNKCTQPPPLENLGVDADELILIPQGVQIFFVTPDGQVSAPSYPGYLRIVKFLDTDSEAARNRPPAFLQVCDWLYPLMCTQSPVLCCNTGVYMFPDTMSQIPGSYVGVVLSSELPATDRELFEDLLKQMSDLRIQPSEASSDAIHLPQTVHIQPQPEEAEDQKELPEWSEKVAHGILSGASWVSWGLMKGAEYTGKAIHKGASKLREHIQPEEKPVEVNPTVAKGLHVAKQATGGAVKVSQFLVEGVCSIASCVGKELAPHMKKHGSKLIPESLKKDKDGKSTFDGALVVAASGVQGFSTVWQGLESAAKCIAKSVSTETVKTVKHKYGEDAGDATDNAMNSAINLGVTAFNIENIGIKSVVKRTAKETGHAVLDEYKVLDNEKKGKK; encoded by the exons ATGGAACAACTGCCGGATCCAGTTGTGCAAGAAGATGCAAATATTAAAGCCATTAACGAAGAGTACAGGAAAGCCTTTATTTATATCAATAAAGGACTGAATACAGATGAACTGGGTCAGAAGGAAGAGGCAAGAAGTTACTATGAGCAAGGGCTTAACCACTTGCTCCGAGGAGTTAGCATTCCATCAGAGGGTCCTGAGTGTGCAGGGTCCCAGTGGGAGTCTGCCAGGCAAATGCAACAGAAGATGAGAGAGACCCTGCAAAATGTTCGTGCTCGACTCGGCAGTCTAGAGCAAAACACCCCACCGGTACAAGCATCTCCTGCTATGATGGATACCCCTCCTGGGGTGCCCAAATTATACCCCTCCATTCCTTCCAAAGAAAAGCCAGAAAGACCCCCTCCCCCTAATTCTCTGTTTGTTCGAAGTCAGTTGCCTGCAGCAGATGGAAGTGTTGCAGCTGTGAGTCAGGGGCAAATTCCAGCTATGAGTCCATCATCTGCAAAACCTCTTTGTCTGCCAAATGAAGCACCTCCTGCCTATACTCCTCAAGCTACCAATGGCCACTTTACTGTGTCCTATGGCACAGACTCTGGGGAGTTTTCTTCTGTCAGTGAGGACTACTACAACAACAAGTGTACTCAGCCACCTCCCCTGGAAAACCTGGGAGTGGATGCAGATGAGCTGATCTTGATTCCCCAAGGAGTACAGATATTTTTTGTGACTCCTGATGGGCAGGTTAGTGCTCCTTCATATCCTGGATATCTGCGCATCGTCAAGTTCTTGGATACAGATAGTGAAGCTGCTCGGAATCGTCCACCGGCGTTTCTTCAG GTTTGTGACTGGTTGTATCCTCTGATGTGTACCCAGTCTCCTGTTCTGTGCTGCAATACTGGGGTCTACATGTTCCCCGACACGATGTCCCAGATACCAGGGTCCTACGTGGGAGTAGTGCTGTCTTCAGAGCTTCCAGCAACTGACAGAGAGCTATTTGAGGATCTGTTAAAACAGATGTCTGACCTACGAATCCAG CCTTCTGAAGCCTCTAGTGATGCAATTCACTTGCCTCAGACTGTACATATCCAGCCACAACCTGAAGAAGCAGAAGATCAGAAAGAGTTACCAGAATGGAGTGAGAAAGTTGCCCATGGAATCTTGTCAG GTGCATCTTGGGTAAGCTGGGGCCTAATGAAAGGAGCAGAATACACAGGTAAAGCTATTCACAAAGGAGCTTCTAAACTGCGAGAGCACATTCAACCAGAAGAAAAGCCTGTGGAAGTCAACCCAACTGTAGCAAAGGGACTTCATGTAGCAAAACAGGCTActggaggagctgtgaaagTCAGCCAATTCTTAG TTGAAGGGGTCTGTTCGATAGCAAGCTGTGTCGGAAAGGAGCTGGCTCCACACATGAAGAAGCATGGCAGCAAATTAATTCCAGAATCCCTAAAGAAAGATAAAGATGGCAAATCTACTTTTGATGGTGCTCTGGTTGTAGCAGCAAGTGGAGTTCAAG GGTTTTCAACAGTGTGGCAAGGTTTAGAAAGTGCAGCGAAGTGCATTGCTAAAAGTGTTTCAACTGAGACTGTAAAAACGGTCAAACACAA GTATGGAGAGGATGCTGGTGATGCTACAGACAACGCTATGAATTCTGCAATCAATCTTGGTGTTACAGCATTTAACATTGAAAATATTGGTATCAAATCTGTTGTAAAGAGAACTGCAAAGGAAACTGGCCATGCTGTGCTAGATGAATATAAAGTATTGGATAATGAAAAGAAGggtaaaaaatga
- the SPART gene encoding spartin isoform X1, which yields MEQLPDPVVQEDANIKAINEEYRKAFIYINKGLNTDELGQKEEARSYYEQGLNHLLRGVSIPSEGPECAGSQWESARQMQQKMRETLQNVRARLGSLEQNTPPVQASPAMMDTPPGVPKLYPSIPSKEKPERPPPPNSLFVRSQLPAADGSVAAVSQGQIPAMSPSSAKPLCLPNEAPPAYTPQATNGHFTVSYGTDSGEFSSVSEDYYNNKCTQPPPLENLGVDADELILIPQGVQIFFVTPDGQVSAPSYPGYLRIVKFLDTDSEAARNRPPAFLQVCDWLYPLMCTQSPVLCCNTGVYMFPDTMSQIPGSYVGVVLSSELPATDRELFEDLLKQMSDLRIQVPGSHERVGLPSELPATMRAHFEDKFKQRSGHKVQPSEASSDAIHLPQTVHIQPQPEEAEDQKELPEWSEKVAHGILSGASWVSWGLMKGAEYTGKAIHKGASKLREHIQPEEKPVEVNPTVAKGLHVAKQATGGAVKVSQFLVEGVCSIASCVGKELAPHMKKHGSKLIPESLKKDKDGKSTFDGALVVAASGVQGFSTVWQGLESAAKCIAKSVSTETVKTVKHKYGEDAGDATDNAMNSAINLGVTAFNIENIGIKSVVKRTAKETGHAVLDEYKVLDNEKKGKK from the exons ATGGAACAACTGCCGGATCCAGTTGTGCAAGAAGATGCAAATATTAAAGCCATTAACGAAGAGTACAGGAAAGCCTTTATTTATATCAATAAAGGACTGAATACAGATGAACTGGGTCAGAAGGAAGAGGCAAGAAGTTACTATGAGCAAGGGCTTAACCACTTGCTCCGAGGAGTTAGCATTCCATCAGAGGGTCCTGAGTGTGCAGGGTCCCAGTGGGAGTCTGCCAGGCAAATGCAACAGAAGATGAGAGAGACCCTGCAAAATGTTCGTGCTCGACTCGGCAGTCTAGAGCAAAACACCCCACCGGTACAAGCATCTCCTGCTATGATGGATACCCCTCCTGGGGTGCCCAAATTATACCCCTCCATTCCTTCCAAAGAAAAGCCAGAAAGACCCCCTCCCCCTAATTCTCTGTTTGTTCGAAGTCAGTTGCCTGCAGCAGATGGAAGTGTTGCAGCTGTGAGTCAGGGGCAAATTCCAGCTATGAGTCCATCATCTGCAAAACCTCTTTGTCTGCCAAATGAAGCACCTCCTGCCTATACTCCTCAAGCTACCAATGGCCACTTTACTGTGTCCTATGGCACAGACTCTGGGGAGTTTTCTTCTGTCAGTGAGGACTACTACAACAACAAGTGTACTCAGCCACCTCCCCTGGAAAACCTGGGAGTGGATGCAGATGAGCTGATCTTGATTCCCCAAGGAGTACAGATATTTTTTGTGACTCCTGATGGGCAGGTTAGTGCTCCTTCATATCCTGGATATCTGCGCATCGTCAAGTTCTTGGATACAGATAGTGAAGCTGCTCGGAATCGTCCACCGGCGTTTCTTCAG GTTTGTGACTGGTTGTATCCTCTGATGTGTACCCAGTCTCCTGTTCTGTGCTGCAATACTGGGGTCTACATGTTCCCCGACACGATGTCCCAGATACCAGGGTCCTACGTGGGAGTAGTGCTGTCTTCAGAGCTTCCAGCAACTGACAGAGAGCTATTTGAGGATCTGTTAAAACAGATGTCTGACCTACGAATCCAG GTGCCAGGATCCCATGAGAGAGTAGGGTTACCTTCAGAGCTCCCAGCAACTATGAGAGCACATTTTGAAGATAAATTTAAACAGAGGTCTGGCCACAAAGTCCAG CCTTCTGAAGCCTCTAGTGATGCAATTCACTTGCCTCAGACTGTACATATCCAGCCACAACCTGAAGAAGCAGAAGATCAGAAAGAGTTACCAGAATGGAGTGAGAAAGTTGCCCATGGAATCTTGTCAG GTGCATCTTGGGTAAGCTGGGGCCTAATGAAAGGAGCAGAATACACAGGTAAAGCTATTCACAAAGGAGCTTCTAAACTGCGAGAGCACATTCAACCAGAAGAAAAGCCTGTGGAAGTCAACCCAACTGTAGCAAAGGGACTTCATGTAGCAAAACAGGCTActggaggagctgtgaaagTCAGCCAATTCTTAG TTGAAGGGGTCTGTTCGATAGCAAGCTGTGTCGGAAAGGAGCTGGCTCCACACATGAAGAAGCATGGCAGCAAATTAATTCCAGAATCCCTAAAGAAAGATAAAGATGGCAAATCTACTTTTGATGGTGCTCTGGTTGTAGCAGCAAGTGGAGTTCAAG GGTTTTCAACAGTGTGGCAAGGTTTAGAAAGTGCAGCGAAGTGCATTGCTAAAAGTGTTTCAACTGAGACTGTAAAAACGGTCAAACACAA GTATGGAGAGGATGCTGGTGATGCTACAGACAACGCTATGAATTCTGCAATCAATCTTGGTGTTACAGCATTTAACATTGAAAATATTGGTATCAAATCTGTTGTAAAGAGAACTGCAAAGGAAACTGGCCATGCTGTGCTAGATGAATATAAAGTATTGGATAATGAAAAGAAGggtaaaaaatga